A single Victivallis lenta DNA region contains:
- a CDS encoding oligosaccharide flippase family protein, whose amino-acid sequence MSSRLAKVIALSLGQGLSSVALIASSIVCNRFLSMADLATYRQTMLAYEFAVPFLTLGIPSSLYYFLSGAKERRRGIIIDNIAISLVMGSIFSVFLLLGGNRLLALRFDNPALETTLRWFIIYPLLTFPVLSLNSVLIICDRITLSAVFQLCTKCLLVAGVIVTCIATRSYEWPLLVKIMVAGISLPAMLYIVFRTVRGGADWPRLKNIRQILIYSVPLGLASIAGSVSISLDKVIVSSMCTPESFAVYSSGAIQLPFIGIITGSITTVILAEMTLLCKEGKLGNALELFRRIPAQTALFLFPLMVFCILFNKDIILLFYGQRYEASHIVFLIYLCSIPISIVTYGSAFTALNRTAKYMQVSIEELAVNFVLSCGLVYLFGAWGAALGTILACYFWAVPRLLYILSREFKCSIFHMLPFVQLGKTLLCAAAAGAISAAAHLIPGPSAVKLLCGGIVFGCCYLAAAWFFMPQSYAALLGIVKRNFLRRTVS is encoded by the coding sequence ATGTCATCACGTCTTGCTAAAGTCATAGCCCTGTCGCTGGGACAGGGGTTGTCCAGTGTGGCGCTGATTGCTTCCAGCATTGTCTGCAACCGTTTTTTGAGCATGGCCGATCTTGCCACCTATCGGCAGACGATGCTGGCGTATGAGTTTGCCGTTCCCTTCCTGACGCTGGGAATTCCGAGTTCCCTTTATTATTTTCTATCGGGAGCGAAAGAGCGTCGGCGCGGAATCATCATCGACAATATTGCCATTTCGCTGGTTATGGGCAGTATTTTCAGTGTATTTCTGCTTCTGGGCGGAAACCGGCTGCTGGCACTGCGATTTGACAATCCCGCACTGGAAACGACCCTGCGCTGGTTCATCATTTACCCGCTGCTGACATTCCCTGTGCTCAGCTTGAATTCGGTGTTGATCATCTGCGACCGGATCACTCTCTCCGCGGTTTTTCAGTTGTGCACAAAGTGTCTGCTGGTTGCCGGAGTGATTGTTACTTGTATCGCCACCCGCAGCTATGAGTGGCCGCTGCTGGTGAAAATCATGGTTGCCGGAATATCATTGCCGGCCATGCTGTATATCGTGTTTCGGACTGTCCGGGGGGGAGCGGACTGGCCCCGCCTGAAAAATATCAGACAAATCCTGATTTATTCCGTACCGCTGGGGCTGGCCTCAATTGCCGGATCGGTATCCATTTCCCTCGACAAGGTCATTGTCTCTTCCATGTGTACGCCGGAAAGTTTTGCCGTCTACTCCTCCGGAGCGATCCAACTGCCCTTCATCGGTATCATCACCGGTTCGATCACGACAGTGATTCTGGCGGAAATGACCCTGCTGTGCAAAGAGGGAAAGCTCGGAAACGCATTGGAACTGTTTCGCCGGATTCCTGCTCAGACCGCCTTGTTTCTGTTTCCGCTGATGGTATTTTGCATCCTGTTCAATAAAGATATTATTCTGCTGTTTTACGGGCAGCGCTATGAGGCCAGCCATATTGTTTTTCTGATTTACCTGTGCTCGATTCCGATTTCAATCGTCACTTACGGGTCGGCTTTCACGGCGTTGAACAGGACGGCGAAGTATATGCAGGTTTCCATCGAGGAACTGGCGGTGAACTTTGTGCTGAGCTGTGGACTGGTATACCTTTTCGGCGCTTGGGGGGCTGCCCTCGGCACGATTCTGGCGTGTTATTTCTGGGCGGTTCCTCGGCTTTTGTATATTCTGAGCAGAGAGTTCAAATGCAGTATTTTCCATATGCTGCCGTTTGTCCAACTGGGAAAGACTCTTTTGTGCGCGGCTGCGGCCGGAGCAATCAGCGCCGCAGCACATCTGATACCCGGTCCGTCCGCGGTCAAACTGCTTTGCGGCGGTATTGTTTTCGGTTGCTGCTATTTGGCTGCTGCATGGTTTTTCATGCCGCAGAGTTATGCTGCGCTGTTAGGGATTGTCAAAAGGAATTTTCTGCGGAGAACGGTATCATGA